One window from the genome of Deinococcus sp. NW-56 encodes:
- a CDS encoding ATP-dependent metallopeptidase FtsH/Yme1/Tma family protein, producing the protein MPLPRLARLLAFALPLLVFALFGLWLLRTAFSASPTVPYAEFTRLLEAGRVERVVVRGERAEVTLAPPEVGRVAVRLPSTQATSGPTLISQLERQGVDYRFEAPGQWLAIGLNFLPILLVLLLPLALFAALLVVLVRRGRSRTP; encoded by the coding sequence ATGCCACTCCCCCGCCTCGCCCGGCTGCTCGCCTTTGCCCTGCCCCTCCTCGTGTTCGCCCTGTTCGGCCTGTGGCTGTTGCGAACGGCCTTCTCGGCTTCCCCTACCGTTCCCTACGCCGAATTCACGCGGCTGCTGGAGGCGGGCCGGGTCGAGCGGGTCGTGGTGCGTGGCGAGCGGGCCGAGGTGACCCTGGCGCCGCCCGAAGTGGGGCGCGTCGCGGTGCGTCTGCCGTCCACCCAGGCCACGTCCGGCCCCACCCTGATCTCGCAACTGGAGCGGCAGGGAGTGGACTACCGCTTCGAGGCGCCGGGCCAGTGGCTCGCCATCGGGTTGAACTTTCTGCCCATCCTGCTGGTTCTGCTGCTGCCGCTGGCCCTTTTTGCGGCTTTGCTCGTCGTGCTGGTGCGGCGCGGTCGGTCACGGACCCCTTAA
- the ftsH gene encoding ATP-dependent zinc metalloprotease FtsH, giving the protein MRRLNPWLIVLFVLALFLMFSQAPGGSRATVGYNVFKDLLAQDRIEQVVVRDNVAQVRLTEPTEVPVVNGQQPIETDRFTVRLPGNQATPDAGLISQLEQQGVDYRFEAPSQWLAILLNFLPILLLIGLMYFFFMRAQGGQNGVMQFGQSRAKKYGKENRVQTKFTDVAGHEEAKRELIEVVDFLKNPAKYHQIGAEIPKGVLLVGPPGTGKTLLARAIAGEADVPFFSVSASEFMEMFVGVGASRVRTLFEDARKSAPAIMFIDEIDSIGRKRGAGIGGGHDEREQTLNQILSEMDGFDKSSSVIVLAATNRPDVLDPALLRPGRFDRQVTIDLPNLKEREAILKVHLRNKPLAPGVDVPEVAKSTPYFSGADLKNVTNEAALEAARLGKTQIDMSDFYRALDKITLGLENGSLTISPEEKKAIAYHEAGHAVTAAVIPGSDKLQKVSIIPRGRALGAAFYLPEEQVLMSKERLENQLVVALGGRAAEEVFMGSVTSGAADDFRKATNIARKMVLEWGMGENFKNMALTTDSGPVFLGEDMAKPKMFSEHTSQLVDEDVKRILGRAYERAKGLVTEYGQAMHEVADALLTQELITGDVVREAVSRLGGQQAGAPTPQPTL; this is encoded by the coding sequence TTGAGGCGGCTCAATCCCTGGCTGATCGTCCTGTTCGTTCTGGCTCTGTTCCTGATGTTCTCCCAGGCCCCGGGCGGTTCGCGGGCCACGGTCGGTTACAACGTGTTCAAAGATCTGCTCGCGCAGGACCGCATCGAGCAGGTGGTCGTGCGGGACAACGTCGCGCAGGTGCGCCTGACCGAACCCACCGAGGTGCCGGTCGTGAATGGGCAGCAGCCCATCGAGACGGACCGCTTTACCGTTCGCCTGCCCGGCAACCAGGCCACGCCCGACGCCGGCCTGATCTCGCAGCTCGAGCAGCAGGGGGTGGATTACCGCTTCGAGGCGCCCAGCCAGTGGCTCGCCATCCTGCTGAACTTCCTGCCCATCTTGCTCCTCATCGGCCTGATGTACTTCTTCTTCATGCGGGCGCAGGGCGGCCAGAACGGCGTGATGCAGTTCGGGCAGTCACGCGCCAAGAAGTACGGCAAGGAAAACCGCGTCCAGACCAAGTTCACCGACGTGGCGGGCCACGAGGAAGCCAAGCGCGAGCTGATCGAGGTCGTGGACTTCCTGAAAAACCCCGCCAAGTACCACCAGATCGGCGCCGAGATTCCCAAGGGCGTGCTGCTCGTCGGCCCTCCCGGCACCGGTAAGACCCTGCTGGCGCGGGCCATCGCGGGTGAGGCGGACGTTCCCTTCTTCTCGGTGAGCGCGTCCGAGTTCATGGAGATGTTCGTGGGCGTGGGCGCCAGCCGCGTGCGGACGCTCTTCGAGGACGCCCGCAAGTCGGCCCCGGCGATCATGTTTATCGACGAGATCGACTCCATCGGCCGCAAGCGTGGCGCGGGCATCGGCGGCGGCCACGACGAGCGCGAGCAGACCCTCAACCAGATCCTGTCCGAGATGGACGGCTTCGACAAGTCGAGCAGCGTGATCGTGCTGGCCGCGACCAACCGCCCCGACGTGCTCGATCCCGCGCTGCTGCGTCCCGGCCGCTTCGACCGTCAGGTGACCATCGACCTGCCCAACCTCAAGGAGCGCGAGGCGATCCTCAAGGTGCACCTGCGCAACAAGCCGCTGGCCCCCGGTGTGGACGTGCCCGAGGTTGCCAAGAGCACCCCGTACTTCTCGGGCGCCGACCTCAAGAACGTCACCAACGAGGCCGCGCTGGAAGCCGCCCGCCTGGGCAAGACCCAGATCGACATGAGCGACTTCTACCGGGCGCTCGACAAGATCACGCTGGGCCTGGAAAACGGCTCGCTCACGATCAGCCCCGAGGAAAAGAAGGCCATCGCCTACCACGAGGCTGGGCACGCCGTGACCGCCGCCGTGATTCCCGGCAGCGACAAGCTTCAGAAGGTCTCCATCATTCCGCGCGGGCGGGCGCTGGGCGCCGCGTTCTACCTCCCCGAAGAGCAGGTGCTGATGAGCAAGGAGCGCCTGGAAAACCAGCTCGTGGTCGCGCTGGGGGGCCGCGCCGCCGAGGAAGTCTTTATGGGCAGCGTGACGAGCGGCGCCGCCGACGACTTCCGCAAGGCGACGAACATCGCCCGCAAGATGGTGCTGGAGTGGGGCATGGGCGAGAACTTCAAGAACATGGCCCTGACCACCGATTCCGGCCCGGTCTTCCTGGGCGAGGACATGGCCAAGCCCAAGATGTTCAGCGAGCACACCTCGCAGCTCGTGGACGAGGATGTCAAGCGCATCCTGGGCCGCGCCTACGAGCGGGCCAAGGGCCTGGTGACCGAGTACGGTCAGGCCATGCACGAGGTCGCTGACGCCCTGCTGACCCAGGAACTCATCACGGGCGACGTGGTGCGCGAGGCCGTCTCGCGTCTGGGCGGCCAGCAGGCCGGAGCGCCGACCCCGCAGCCCACGCTGTAA
- a CDS encoding DinB family protein, which yields MTDLDLLLESFRRNGRVNEALLNALVPADFDLSDGRGGWTIGRHLRHMAGFRVGWLHNLSREHAAPLLDPTQQDADGDPQWRWHDSPPTELAAAFAAGDEAAVTAVQAHLASGEPFADPWNEGGYRSHPAHFLQHTIVHDSHHRGQIMALLRLGGRTKEQMDALDEHWAIWRE from the coding sequence ATGACCGACCTAGACCTGCTGCTGGAGTCCTTTCGCCGCAATGGACGCGTGAATGAGGCACTGCTGAACGCCCTGGTACCCGCCGACTTCGACCTCAGCGATGGCCGGGGCGGCTGGACGATTGGGCGGCACCTGCGGCATATGGCGGGGTTTCGCGTGGGCTGGCTGCACAACCTCTCGCGGGAGCACGCGGCCCCCCTGCTCGACCCCACGCAGCAGGACGCCGACGGCGATCCCCAGTGGCGCTGGCACGACAGCCCACCCACCGAACTGGCCGCCGCCTTCGCGGCCGGGGACGAGGCCGCCGTGACTGCCGTGCAGGCCCACCTCGCCTCGGGCGAACCCTTTGCGGACCCCTGGAATGAGGGGGGCTACCGCTCCCACCCCGCGCATTTCCTCCAGCACACCATCGTCCACGACAGCCACCACCGGGGGCAGATCATGGCCCTGCTGCGGCTGGGTGGGCGGACGAAGGAGCAGATGGACGCGCTGGACGAGCACTGGGCGATCTGGAGGGAGTAG
- a CDS encoding DUF1905 domain-containing protein, which translates to MGQCTPGPRRRAAPRQPPAHPAQLGRTVSPKGAPHLVTSGWGMLPVRAQIGSTRWKPSLFPQGALYLLPVRASVRPAEGLNEGDLVAVRREVG; encoded by the coding sequence ATGGGCCAGTGTACCCCCGGCCCCCGCCGCCGCGCAGCGCCCCGACAGCCGCCCGCACACCCCGCGCAGCTCGGGCGGACTGTCTCCCCGAAAGGCGCACCCCACCTCGTGACCTCCGGCTGGGGCATGCTTCCAGTTCGCGCCCAGATCGGGAGCACCCGCTGGAAGCCCTCGCTGTTTCCCCAGGGTGCCCTGTATCTCCTGCCGGTCCGGGCCAGCGTTCGGCCGGCCGAAGGACTGAACGAGGGCGACCTCGTGGCTGTCCGGAGGGAGGTGGGCTGA
- a CDS encoding (4Fe-4S)-binding protein: MNQDPVPHDDLLRGKAYTEGEITVSYDAPRCTHVANCVRGLPDVFRPRERPWIQLWNGADAARVAEVVRTCPTGALHYALHGAPPEAPAVPTTVMPVTDGPLVLRGDLVLQTPAGEVREVRAALCRCGASGNKPFCDGTHARIGWKSDQPGGQATPDQRGDGHPAEGQQADGARRD, translated from the coding sequence ATGAACCAGGACCCGGTGCCCCATGACGACCTGCTGCGTGGCAAGGCGTACACGGAGGGGGAGATTACCGTCTCGTACGATGCTCCCCGCTGCACCCACGTCGCCAACTGCGTGCGCGGCCTGCCCGACGTCTTCCGGCCCAGGGAGCGGCCCTGGATTCAGCTGTGGAACGGGGCGGACGCCGCGCGGGTGGCCGAGGTCGTGCGGACCTGCCCGACCGGGGCGCTGCATTACGCCCTGCACGGGGCGCCCCCCGAAGCCCCAGCCGTGCCCACCACCGTCATGCCGGTGACCGACGGCCCCCTGGTGCTGCGCGGTGACCTCGTCCTCCAGACCCCGGCGGGCGAGGTGCGCGAGGTGCGGGCTGCGCTGTGCCGCTGCGGGGCGAGCGGCAACAAGCCCTTTTGCGACGGCACCCACGCCCGCATCGGCTGGAAGAGCGACCAACCCGGCGGTCAGGCCACTCCCGACCAGCGCGGCGACGGCCACCCGGCAGAAGGCCAGCAGGCGGACGGAGCGCGGCGGGACTAA
- a CDS encoding ACT domain-containing protein has product MTPPARPHLTLSVLGGSAPTEFAVAQLPPEAPLPPLGGGFFSLTRTAEELSLVCEMAHLPPGVRHQAGWAALKLHGPFDFGLTGILAAVLEPLRGAGVGIFALSTFDTDYVLVPAARLPDALAALRGAGHTVAD; this is encoded by the coding sequence ATGACTCCTCCGGCCCGCCCCCACCTCACGCTCTCGGTCCTGGGAGGCTCCGCGCCCACCGAGTTCGCCGTCGCCCAGCTTCCACCGGAGGCTCCCCTGCCGCCGCTCGGGGGAGGGTTCTTCAGCCTGACGCGCACCGCCGAGGAACTGTCGCTGGTGTGCGAGATGGCGCACCTCCCGCCCGGTGTCCGGCACCAGGCCGGGTGGGCCGCGCTGAAGTTGCACGGCCCCTTCGATTTCGGGCTGACGGGCATTCTGGCCGCCGTGCTGGAGCCGCTGCGCGGGGCCGGGGTGGGCATCTTCGCGCTGAGCACCTTCGACACCGATTACGTGCTGGTCCCGGCGGCGCGGTTGCCCGACGCGCTGGCGGCGCTGCGTGGGGCGGGGCACACGGTCGCGGATTAG
- a CDS encoding thymidine phosphorylase encodes MTPALTIPDLIRKKRDGAEHTRAELEQLVLGYTRGDVPDYQISAWLMAVYLRGMTAQETANLTLVMADSGDQMDLAGLPRTVDKHSTGGVGDKTSLILTPMLAALGLTVAKMSGRGLAHTGGTIDKLESFPGWSPDLPEDRFLAQASEIGLALVGQTRDLAPADGKLYALRDVTATVDCLPLIASSIMSKKLASGAHTVVLDVKVGAGAFMRTLEDGRGLARAMVDIGTRAGRQVRAVLTDMDTPLGHMAGNSLEVQEALSTLRGEGPDDLTELCVALAVEALAAYGEDPAEAEARARATLTDGSALAKFRAFVEAQGGDTSLVDRPERLDVAPGRADVVAPAHGFVERLDALAVGRAVLVLGGGRERKGEAIDHGVGVEVLKKPGEAVEAGEPVLRLYHRDGRGLDAARRLLEEGLSVTETAPPPQPLILDRVN; translated from the coding sequence ATGACCCCTGCCCTGACCATTCCCGACCTGATCCGCAAGAAGCGCGACGGTGCAGAGCACACCCGCGCGGAACTTGAGCAGCTTGTGCTGGGCTACACGCGCGGTGACGTGCCCGATTACCAGATCAGCGCGTGGCTGATGGCCGTCTACCTGCGCGGCATGACCGCCCAAGAAACCGCCAACCTGACGCTGGTGATGGCCGACTCCGGCGACCAGATGGACCTCGCGGGGCTGCCGCGCACCGTGGACAAGCACTCGACGGGCGGCGTGGGCGACAAGACCAGCCTGATCCTGACGCCCATGCTCGCCGCCCTCGGCCTGACCGTCGCCAAGATGAGCGGGCGCGGGCTGGCCCACACGGGCGGCACCATCGACAAGCTCGAAAGCTTTCCCGGCTGGAGCCCCGACCTCCCGGAAGACCGCTTTCTGGCCCAGGCGAGCGAGATCGGCCTCGCGCTCGTCGGGCAGACCAGGGACCTCGCCCCCGCCGACGGCAAGCTCTACGCCCTGCGCGACGTGACCGCCACCGTGGACTGCCTGCCCTTGATCGCCTCGTCCATCATGAGCAAGAAGCTCGCGTCCGGGGCGCACACCGTCGTGCTGGACGTGAAGGTGGGCGCCGGGGCCTTTATGCGGACGCTGGAAGACGGCCGGGGCCTCGCCCGCGCGATGGTGGATATCGGGACGCGGGCGGGGCGGCAGGTGCGGGCCGTGCTGACCGACATGGATACCCCGCTGGGCCACATGGCCGGGAACAGCCTGGAGGTGCAGGAGGCCCTGAGCACCCTGCGCGGCGAAGGCCCCGATGACCTCACCGAGCTGTGCGTGGCCCTCGCGGTGGAGGCGCTCGCGGCCTATGGGGAAGACCCCGCAGAGGCCGAGGCCCGCGCCCGCGCCACCCTCACGGACGGCTCGGCCCTGGCGAAGTTCCGCGCCTTCGTGGAGGCGCAGGGCGGGGACACCTCCCTGGTGGACCGCCCCGAGCGGCTGGACGTGGCCCCCGGCCGGGCGGACGTGGTGGCCCCCGCCCACGGCTTCGTGGAGCGCCTCGACGCCCTCGCGGTGGGCCGGGCGGTCCTGGTGCTGGGCGGTGGGCGCGAGCGCAAGGGCGAGGCCATTGACCACGGGGTCGGCGTGGAAGTGTTGAAGAAGCCCGGCGAGGCGGTGGAGGCGGGCGAACCCGTGCTGCGCCTCTACCACCGGGACGGCCGGGGCTTGGACGCCGCCCGCCGACTGCTGGAAGAGGGCCTGAGCGTGACAGAAACGGCCCCGCCGCCCCAGCCCTTGATTCTCGACCGGGTGAACTGA
- a CDS encoding DinB family protein translates to MPIVNASDYLNNLTDLLRETFEGTGGQGSHYIDGKGHGSLLETLGSLDHRLASRSLTTGGVTIAAHADHTRYYMHTLRRFIRDEDDVRPDWPGSWQRRTVTADEWEHVRAAVREEYLATLRHVEEVEVWDDEPLGGFLSILAHCAYHLGAIRLLAVTLQAT, encoded by the coding sequence ATGCCTATTGTGAACGCCTCGGATTACCTCAACAACCTGACTGACTTGCTGCGTGAGACCTTTGAAGGAACGGGGGGTCAAGGCAGTCATTACATCGATGGCAAGGGCCACGGCAGCCTTTTGGAAACCCTGGGCAGCCTCGACCACCGGCTCGCCTCCAGGTCCCTGACGACCGGCGGAGTGACGATTGCTGCTCATGCTGACCACACGCGCTACTACATGCACACCCTGCGCCGGTTCATCAGGGACGAGGACGACGTGCGTCCCGATTGGCCCGGAAGCTGGCAACGTCGGACGGTCACGGCAGACGAGTGGGAACACGTCAGAGCGGCTGTGCGCGAGGAGTATCTGGCGACACTCAGGCACGTGGAAGAGGTCGAGGTCTGGGATGACGAGCCCCTCGGCGGGTTTCTGAGCATCCTGGCCCACTGCGCCTACCATCTGGGTGCGATTCGCCTGCTGGCGGTCACGCTTCAAGCGACGTGA
- the accD gene encoding acetyl-CoA carboxylase, carboxyltransferase subunit beta: protein MALDRFFRRRRPQPQGGAELPDLWTQCPQCKEGVYNRDLELSAHVCPRCGHHLRLDAGRRLEVLLDGGSFRQLSGRVQPVDPLGFEDTEPYPARLARAQKKTGRPDAILTGTGTILGLPVTVAAMDFAFSGGSMGSVVGEEIARAAEHAAGAGTPLVLVAASGGARMQESALSLMQMAKTTVALEGLAERGLPYVSILSDPTTGGVTASFATVADVIVAEPGALIGFAGPRVIQQTIRQHLPEGFQRSEFLLEHGMVDAVVDRREHRAYLRSLLGVLTRQPAPEVGA from the coding sequence ATGGCGCTCGACCGTTTTTTCCGCAGACGCCGTCCCCAGCCGCAGGGCGGGGCGGAGTTGCCGGACCTGTGGACCCAGTGCCCCCAGTGCAAGGAGGGGGTTTACAACCGTGACCTCGAACTCAGCGCCCACGTCTGCCCGCGCTGCGGCCACCACCTGCGGCTCGACGCGGGGCGGCGGCTGGAGGTGCTGCTCGATGGGGGCAGCTTCCGGCAGCTCTCGGGCCGGGTGCAGCCTGTCGACCCCCTGGGCTTCGAGGACACCGAGCCCTACCCGGCGCGGCTGGCGCGGGCGCAGAAGAAGACGGGCCGCCCCGACGCGATCCTGACCGGGACCGGGACCATCCTGGGCCTGCCCGTGACGGTGGCTGCGATGGATTTCGCCTTTTCGGGCGGCAGCATGGGCAGCGTGGTGGGCGAGGAAATCGCGCGGGCCGCCGAGCACGCGGCGGGGGCCGGGACGCCCTTGGTCCTCGTCGCGGCGAGCGGCGGGGCGCGGATGCAGGAGAGTGCGCTGTCGCTGATGCAGATGGCGAAGACGACCGTGGCGCTGGAGGGTCTGGCCGAGCGCGGGCTGCCCTACGTCTCCATCCTGAGTGATCCCACGACCGGGGGTGTGACCGCCTCCTTCGCCACCGTCGCGGACGTGATCGTGGCCGAGCCGGGCGCCTTGATCGGCTTCGCGGGGCCGCGCGTCATTCAGCAGACCATCCGCCAGCACCTGCCCGAGGGCTTCCAGCGCTCCGAGTTTCTGCTGGAACATGGCATGGTGGACGCGGTGGTGGATCGCCGCGAGCACCGGGCCTACCTGCGTTCGCTGCTGGGCGTGCTGACCCGGCAGCCCGCCCCTGAGGTGGGCGCGTGA
- a CDS encoding acetyl-CoA carboxylase carboxyltransferase subunit alpha, translated as MTAPADTLRELEARLRDLEDTAQRTGQNLDAALTPLRAEVERLRGEGHARLTRWERVGLARAPGRPTALDYVERLCTDFTELHGDRAYGDDPALIGGPARWEGVPVMLLMQQKGRDTKGKIKRRFGMSNPEGYRKAIRLMDLADRFGLPVVTLIDTPGAYPGIEAEERGQGWAIAESIQRMVRLRVPAVCAVIGEGGSGGALALGVGNRVLIQENAWYSVISPEGAASIIWKDAAKAPEAAEALKLTAPDLLELGLVEEVVSEPVGGAHLDPDAAAAALGEAVSRHLAELSRLGPDELKAGRSARFRALGAFREE; from the coding sequence GTGACCGCCCCCGCCGACACCCTGCGCGAGCTGGAAGCCCGGCTGCGCGACCTGGAGGACACGGCGCAGCGCACCGGGCAGAACCTCGACGCGGCCCTGACGCCGCTGCGGGCCGAGGTCGAGCGGCTGCGCGGCGAGGGCCACGCCCGCCTGACCCGCTGGGAACGGGTGGGCCTCGCGCGGGCGCCGGGCCGCCCCACCGCGTTGGATTACGTCGAGCGCCTCTGCACCGACTTCACCGAGCTGCACGGCGACCGCGCCTACGGCGACGACCCCGCCCTGATCGGCGGCCCGGCCCGCTGGGAGGGCGTGCCTGTGATGCTGCTGATGCAGCAGAAGGGCCGCGACACCAAGGGCAAGATCAAGCGCCGTTTCGGCATGAGTAACCCGGAAGGCTACCGCAAGGCGATCCGGCTGATGGACCTCGCCGACCGCTTCGGGCTGCCTGTCGTCACCCTGATCGACACGCCCGGCGCCTACCCTGGCATCGAGGCCGAGGAACGCGGCCAGGGCTGGGCCATCGCCGAGAGCATTCAGCGGATGGTGCGCCTGCGCGTGCCCGCCGTGTGCGCGGTGATCGGCGAGGGCGGCTCGGGCGGGGCGCTCGCGCTGGGCGTGGGCAACCGGGTGCTGATTCAGGAAAACGCCTGGTACTCGGTGATCTCGCCCGAGGGCGCCGCCAGCATCATCTGGAAGGACGCGGCCAAGGCCCCCGAGGCAGCCGAGGCCCTCAAGCTCACCGCTCCCGACCTGCTGGAGCTGGGGCTGGTCGAGGAGGTCGTATCCGAACCCGTGGGCGGCGCGCACCTTGACCCCGATGCGGCCGCCGCGGCGCTGGGCGAGGCCGTCTCGCGCCACCTTGCGGAGCTGTCGCGCCTGGGGCCGGACGAGCTGAAAGCCGGGCGTTCGGCCCGATTCCGGGCGCTGGGAGCGTTCCGGGAGGAGTGA